A region from the Cannabis sativa cultivar Pink pepper isolate KNU-18-1 chromosome 9, ASM2916894v1, whole genome shotgun sequence genome encodes:
- the LOC133031292 gene encoding uncharacterized protein LOC133031292 has protein sequence MFEVSTFHNVHTCSLDLRRKDNRQASPLIVAHLIKDKFATDGSDHLASDIRKSMHKDYGIQMSYEKAWRCREKALHLAHGTPEDSYSKLPSYLHMQLRNPGTITNFAVEDDRFKYGEQMLCAVALDAGSHIFPIAFAIVDSENHNSWTYFMRKFKEMIGDVENLAFILDKHESIVRTLEIVFPDAHHGACYHHIIMNVNYKFKTDVFKNYIYMCAYTYSKLEFHREFENIRTMNVAVAQYLEKIGFEKRVRSYFPGVRYNVMTSNWAESFNNTTKDARGFPITAVVAFLRSKVHPGGTIQTGGVVDLQEQTCTCSLFQCMKFPCPHACAVGQQGSISMYALCSPYYTTEYWRSTYEGTIMPVGDEDDWELPDDIKNMTIRVPVEKQPVRRPKKQKVGRIKNNRTACNGERVIIPRNCGKCGAKGHNRSTCTYRG, from the exons ATGTTTGAGGTGAGTACATTTCATAATGTACATACATGTTCCCTTGATCTTCGAAGAAAAGATAACCGTCAAGCATCACCTTTGATAGTTGCCCAtctaattaaggataagttcGCAACTGACGGCTCGGATCATTTGGCCTCTGATATAAGGAAAAGTATGCACAAGGATTACGGGATCCAAATGAGTTATGAAAAGGCATGGAGGTGCAGAGAGAAGGCACTACACCTAGCTCATGGTACACCTGAAGATTCGTACTCGAAATTACCTAGTTACTTGCACATGCAGTTGAGAAATCCAGGTACCATCACAAATTTTGCGGTAGAAGATGATCGCTTCAA GTATGGTGAGCAAATGTTGTGTGCAGTGGCACTGGATGCAGGGAGCCATATCTTTCCAATAGCTTTTGCTATAGTTGATAGTGAAAACCACAATTCTTGGacctattttatgagaaaatttaAAGAAATGATTGGTGATGTTGAGAACTTAGCCTTTATTTTGGATAAGCATGAAAGCATTGTTCGTACTTTGGAGATCGTGTTCCCTGATGCACACCACGGTGCATGCTACCACCACATTATTATGAACGTCAACTacaagttcaagactgacgTCTTCAAGAATTACATTTACATGTGTGCCTACACGTATTCAAAATTAGAGTTTCACAGAGAATTTGAGAACATTCGGACAATGAATGTTGCGGTTGCACAGTATCTTGAGAAAATTGGATTTGAAAAACGGGTTCGGTCGTACTTTCCAGGGGTACGTTACAATGTAATGACGAGCAACTGGGCTGAGAGCTTCAACAACACAACTAAGGACGCAAGAGGCTTCCCGATCACTGCTGTTGTAGCATTCCTGAGGTCCAAA GTTCACCCTGGAGGAACAATTCAGACCGGTGGCGTAGTGGACTTGCAGGAACAGACTTGTACTTGCAGCTTATTCCAGTGCATGAAGTTTCCTTGTCCTCATGCATGTGCTGTAGGTCAGCAGGGAAGTATTAGCATGTACGCACTATGCTCGCCATATTACACAACAGAATATTGGAGGAGCACATATGAAGGTACAATTATGCCagttggtgacgaggatgattgggaatTACCTGATGACATAAAGAACATGACAATTAGAGTGCCTGTTGAGAAGCAACCAGTAAGGCGACCCAAGAAGCAAAAGGTTGGAAGAATTAAGAACAACCGAACTGCTTGTAATGGTGAAAGGGTTATCATACCACGAAATTGTGGCAAGTGCGGTGCCAAGGGGCACAACAGAAGCACTTGCACCTACCGaggttaa